In Massilia sp. METH4, the genomic window CTTGCCCGTCACGAACCGCGAAGTAGAGCTCGACGACGAGCATGCGATCGTCTCTAAAACCGACCTCGACGGCAACATAGTCTATGTCAACCCATATTTCATCGAAGTCAGCGGTTTCACGGAAGAAGAACTGATCGGCGCGCCGCAGAATATCGTGCGGCACCCGGACATGCCGGCCGAGGCCTTCGCGGACCTGTGGGCGTCGATCCGCGCCGGCATGCCGTGGACGGGCATCGTCAAGAACCGCTGCAAGAACGGCGACCATTACTGGGTGAAGGCGAATATCACGCCGGTGCGCGAGCAAGGCCGCACGATCGGCTATATGTCGGTGCGCACCCGGCCGTCGCGCGAGCAGGTCGCCGAAGCGGCCGCTGCCTATGCCGCGCTGCGCGATGGCAGCCGCGAACTGTCGATCCGCCACGGACAGGTGATCCGCCGCGGCCTGCCGCACCTGCTGGCGCGCCTGTCGCACGTGTCGCTCGGCATGCGCATCTGGCTCTCGACCAGCGTGGTCAACGTACTGCTGCTCGGGGTTTGCCTGGCGAGCCTGTTCGCCGACGAAAACAGTGCCATCGCCCGCAACGGCATCTTCGCCGCCACCTTCGTCGGCCTGCTGATCAATGTGTTCCTGTGGTACACGCTGCGCGCCGGCATGCTGCAACCGCTGGCCCGTGCGCTGGACGGCGCCCGCGCCATCGCGGCCGGAGATTTGTCCGGCTCGTTCGACACGCACAGCACCGACGAAGTGGGCCAGCTGCTGCGCGCCCTGCAGCAAATGAACAGCAACCTGATCGCCACGATCGGCGACGTGCGCGTCAACGTCGAAACGATGGCCGTCGCCACGCGCCAGATCGCCGCCGGCAACCAGGACCTGTCGGGCCGCACGGAAGCGCAGGCCGCCAGCCTGGAGGAAACGGCATCGTCCGTCGACGAATTCTCGTCCACCGTGAAAGCCAATGCCGACAATTCGCACCAGGCCAGCGAGCTGGCCGTGGCGGCGTCGCAGGTGGCCGAGGAGGGCGGCCAGATCGTCGCCGAGGTGATCGCCACGATGGACGAGATCAACGCATCGTCGAAACGCATCGTCGACATCATCGGCCTTATCGAAGGTATCGCCTTCCAGACCAACATCCTGGCCCTGAATGCCGCCGTCGAAGCAGCCCGCGCGGGCGAACAGGGTCGCGGATTCGCCGTGGTGGCAAGCGAAGTGCGCAACCTGGCGCAGCGCTCGTCCGCCGCCGCGAAGGACATCAAGGGCCTGATCGACGCCTCCGTGGGCAAGGTCGGCACCGGCATGGAACGTGCGCACCGCGCCGGCGCCACGATGGAGCACGTGGTGTCCTCGGTGCGGCAGGTGACGACGATCATGCAGGAAATCTCGACCGCCTCGCACGAGCAGAGCCTCGGCGTGGACCAGGTCAACAAGGCGATCGCCCACATGGACGAAGTGACGCAACAGAACGCCGCCCTCGTCGAGGAAGCGGCGGCGGCCGCCAGCAGCCTCGCCGACGAGGCGCGCGGCCTGACGAACGCCGTGAGCCTGTTCAAGATCGGCAAACGCAATCAACCCCGCAAGGAGCGGCCTGGCCGCGCTCCCTCGCATGACGGGAAACACCCCGTGCAACGACTGGCCGCCTGACTGGAACCATCATGAACACCATGCCGTCCGTCCAATTCGATGCGGACATCATCAACAAGCTGTCGATGTCCGGACCGCGCTATACCTCGTACCCGACCGCCGACCGCTTCACGGCCGGTTTCGGCTACGGCAACTTCCTCGAGGCCGTGGCGGGCCTCACCTACCGCGGCGGGCGCCGCCCGCTGTCGCTGTACATCCACGTGCCGTTCTGCGACCGGCTGTGCTACTACTGCGCCTGTAACAAGATCATCACGAAGGACCGCTCCAAGGCGGCTACGTACCTGGGCTACCTGAAGCAGGAAACGGCCATGCAGGGCAAGCTGTTCGCCGGCATGAACCGCGTGGAGCAACTGCACTTCGGCGGCGGCACGCCCACCTACTTCTCGGACCGGCAGATGGACGAGCTGATGGCCCACCTGCGCCGCCACTTCGAGTTCGCGCCGGACCAGGAAGGCGAGTACTCGATCGAGATCGATCCGCGCACCGTGGACGCGCGGCGCATCCATACGCTGCGCGCGCAGGGCTTCAACCGCGTGAGCCTGGGCGTGCAGGATTTCGATCCGGATGTGCAGAAAGCCGTGAACCGCATCCAGCCGTATGAGGAAACCATGGCGGTGGTGAACGCCGCCCGCGACGCGCGCTTCCGCTCGATCAGCGTGGACCTCATCTACGGCCTGCCCAAGCAGACGATGCAGACGATGGAGCAAACGCTCTCGAAGATCATCGTGGCGAACCCGGATCGCATCGCGCTGTACAACTACGCGCACATGCCGCACCTGTTCAAGCCGCAGCGGCGCATCCTGGAAGCAGACCTGCCGGCACCGGCGGTGAAGCTGGACATGCTCGCGCTGTGCATCAGCCGCCTGACGGCCGCCGGCTATGTGTACATCGGCATGGACCATTTCGCCAAGCCGGAAGACGACCTGGCCGTGGCCCAGCGCCAGGGCCGCCTGCACCGCAACTTCCAGGGCTACTCCACGCATGCGGAAATGGACCTGGTGGCCTGCGGCGTCTCCGCCATCTCGGCCGTCAACGGCACCTACAGCCAGAACGAGAAAACGCTGGACGAGTACTACGCGAGGCTCGATGGCGGCAAGCTGCCGATCGCGCGCGGCTACCGGCTCGACAACGACGACCTGCTGCGCCGCCTCGTGATCCAGCGGCTGATGTGCAATTTCGAATTGTCCGTGGCCTCGGTCGGGCAGGGCATGGCCGTGCCGTTCCGCGACTACTTCGCCAGCGAGCTGAAGGAGCTGCAAGCCTTCGTGGCGGACGGACTCGTGACCTTCGAGGACGACTGGATCTCCGTCACGCCGAAAGGGCGCCTGTTGATCCGCAACATCTGCATGGTGTTCGACCGCCACCTGCGGCAGGCGCGCCAGCAGGCCGCCGCCGCGCCGGTGGCCGCCCAACCGCTGCGCTACTCGCGCACCATCTGAAGGACGGACATGATGGGGCTCAACCTCCTGCCCGTGCTCGCCGTCGGCCTGGCCGGCAGCGTGCATTGCGTTGGCATGTGCGGCGGGATCGTCGGTGCCCTGAGTGCCACCGCGCCGCGGCGGACGATCCCCATCGTCCCCGCCGCGCCGGCCTTGCCGATGGCCGCCGCGTTCGACGGCACGGCGCGCGTGCTCACCTATAACGCCGGCCGCATCGCCAGCTACATGATGGCTGGCGCGCTGGCCGGCGGCTTCGTGAACGGCGCCGGTGCATTGGCGCTGGCGGCGCACTGGCAAGGGGTCGCCTACCTGCTGGCCAATGCCATGCTGGTGGCGCTCGGCCTGTACCTGATGAATGCCTGGCACGGCCTGCTGCGCGTGGAGGCCGCCGGCAACCGGTTGTGGCGCCGGCTGCTGCCGGCCATGAAATACCTGCTGCCCGCCGATACCTTGCCGAAGGCCTTCGCGCTGGGCGTGCTGTGGGGCTGGGTGCCGTGCGGCATGGTGTACAGCGTGCTGCTGACGGCGCTGCTGTCCGGCTCCGCGGCGCGCGGCGCAGCCGTGATGTTCGCGTTCGGCCTCGGCACGCTGCCGATGCTGCTGGGGCTTGGCATGGCCGGGGCGCGGCTGCGCCAGGCCATGCAGCACCCCGCCGTGCGCACGGCCTGCGGAGCAATGGTGCTGGGCTTCGGCGTGCTCGGCCTCGCGCGTCATGCCTCCGGCTTGTCCCATGGCTGGCTCGACGTCCTGTGCCTGGCGGTACCCGCATGAACGCCGTGCTGAAACCGCAATGTTTCCATTGCGGCTTGCCCGTGCCGGCCGCCTCGGATTGGCACGTGACGATTGGCGGCGAGCGGCGCGACATGTGCTGCCCCGGCTGCGCCGCCGTCGCGCAGACCATCGTCGACATCGGCCAGGAGAGCTACTACAGCGAACGCACCGGTTTTGCGGCCACCGCGGAGGAAGCGGACCTCGTGCCGCCCGAGCTGCGCCTGTACGACGCCGATCCCCGATACATCGCGGGTGGCGATGGCGCCGAGAAGGAAGCCGTGCTGCTCGTCGAGGGCATCCGCTGTGCGGCCTGCGTGTGGCTGATCGAGCGGCGCCTGCTCGCGCTGCCCGGTGTTTCCGTCGCCAGCCTGAACGTGTCCACCGAAAGGCTGACGGTGCGCTGGCATCCGGACAGCGTGCAGATCTCGGCCATCCTGCAAGCGCTGCGCTCGATCGGCTACAGCGCGTGGCCGTACGACACGGCGCGCCACGAGGAACACCTGCGCAAGGCCGGCCGCACGCTGGGGCGGCAACTGTTCGTGGCCGGCCTGTCGATGATGCAGGTGATGATGTACGTGGCGCCAGCCTACCTGGCCGACGACGGCACGCTGGATGCCGACATGGCCGCGCTGATGCGCTGGGCCAGCCTGCTGCTGACGATTCCCGCCGTCCTCTATTCGGCGCAGCCATTCTTCAAGGGCGCGTGGGCCGGCCTGCGCGCCCGCGCGCTGGGCATGGACGTGCCGGTGGCGCTGGGCATCGCCGCCGCGTTCGGCGGCAGCGTGGTGGCCACGGTGCGCGGCAGCGGCGACGTGTACTTCGATTCCGTCACCATGTTCGTGTTCCTGCTGCTGGCCAGCCGCTGGCTGGAACTGCATGCGCGGCGCAAGGCAGCAGGTGCCCTGGAGCGGATGCGCCATGCGCTCCCCGCATCGGCAACGCGCTTCGCCGGCTGGCCCGCATGCGGTGCCACGAACGTGGTCAGCGCCGCCGCGCTGGTGCCGGGCGACCATGTGTTCGTCCGCACCGGCGAAGCCTTCGCGGCCGATGGCGTGATCGCCGAAGGCAGGACTTCCGTCGACCTGTCGCTGCTGACGGGTGAATCGGCGCCGCAAGCGCGCGGCCCGGGCGAGCACGTTCCCGGCGGCGCCATCAATGCCGGCCCCGCCGTGGTGCTGCTGGTGATGCAGCCGGCCGAGCACAGCACCCTGTCCGGCCTCCTGAAACTGGTGGAGGCCGCCGGCGGCGCGAAGCCGCGCATCGCTCAGTGGGCCGACCGCGTGGCTTCGCGCTTCACGGCGGCGCTGTTGCTGTTCGCTCTACTGGCGTTCGTAGCGTGGCAATTCATCGATCCAGCCCGGGCCTGGCCCGTGGCGATCGCGGTGCTGGTCGTCTCGTGCCCGTGCGCGCTGTCGCTTGCCACGCCATCGGCGCTGGCCGCCGCCACGGATGCATTGCTGGGCAAGGGCATGCTCGTCATGCAGCCGCACGTGCTGGAAACACTGCATCGCGCCACCCACGTGGTGTTCGACAAGACCGGCACGCTGACCACCGGCCGCCCCGCCGTGCAATCGGAGCATGTGTATGGCGATGCGGACCGCAACGCCTGCATCGCCATCGCGGCCGCGCTCGAGGAAGGCAGCCTGCATCCGATCGGGCGGGCGATCGCGGCGCTGAACGAGGAACTGGCACAGATGCACGGCTGGCATGCGGCCGGCCTGGCGGAAACGCCCGGCAAGGGGCTGGAAGGCACGGTGCAGGGGAAGCGTTATCGGCTCGGCAATGGCACTTTCGTCGCCGAACTGGCTGGCAGTGCGGTGCCGCCGGCGCTACCCGACCGCACCGCCGTCTACCTCGGCACCGAAGGCCGCTGGCTCGCCTGCTTCACGATCACCGATCCCTTGCGTGCCGATGCGAAGGCCACCATCGACCACTTCCGCGCGCAGGGCAAGCAGGTGGTTCTGCTGTCCGGCGACCGGCAGGTGCTGGCCGACGCGGTGGCCGCGCAGCTGGGCATCGCCAGGGCGCTGGGCGACTGCCTGCCGGCGCACAAGCTCGATTACGTGCAAGCCTTGCAACGCAAGGGCGCCGTGGTGGCGATGGTGGGCGACGGCATCAACGACGCCGCCGTGCTGGCCGCCGCCGACGTGTCGTTCGCGATGGGCACCGGTGCCGCGCTCGCGCAGGTGCATGCGGACACCGTGCTGCTGCACGGCCAGCTAGGCCTGGTGGCCGACACCGCCGCCACCGCGAGCGCCACGATGCGCGTCATTCGCCAGAACCTCGCCTGGGCCAGCATTTACAACACGCTGGCCATTCCCGCCGCCGCCCTCGGGCTGCTGGGGCCTTGGCTGTCCGGCGTCGGCATGGCCGCCAGTTCCGCGCTGGTGATCCTCAATGCGCTGCGGCTGCGCTGGAGATAGATGATGGAATCGCTGTACCTGCTCGTCCCCCTGTCCATCGCGCTGGTGTTCGGCGCGATCTGGATCTTCTTCAAGGCCTCGGACGATGGCCAGTTCGACGACCTCGAAGGCCCCGCCCTGCGCATCCTGCAAGACGACGACTGACCGCTGCTTCCACAGTCGCGCTGGTCTCTTTACAACACGGGGACTGTCCCCGATTTTTTACAACACGCGCGCTGCACTCTGCACCGATACGGCCGCGCTGGTTGCTTCGCAACGGATGGGGACTGTCCCCGAATTTTTGCAACGTTTGTGGGTCGACAAAAGGGGGGTGCGGACGCTGCAACGCCTGTCGATGCATCCGGCCAATTTTGACTTACATCAAGGATTTTAAGCACCCCCCTCCGTAACCTTGAGTCATATCAAAGCAAAGACTCCGGGGGTGTCAATTGGAACAGAACTACAACTACAAGGTCGTGAAGCAGTTCGCGATCGCGACGGTGGTGTGGGGCGTGATCGGCATGCTGGTCGGCGTGATCATCGCCGCGCAGCTGGCCTGGCCCGCACTGAATTTCGACGTGCCGTGGCTCTCTTACGGCCGCCTGCGGCCGCTGCACACGAACGGCGTGATCTTCGCGTTCGGCATCTCGGGCCTGTTCGCCACGTCGTACTACGTGGTGCAGCGCACCTGCCAGGTCCGGCTGTTCTCGGACAAGCTGGCCGCCTTTACCTTCTGGGGCTGGCAGGCGGTGATCGTGTCGGCCGTGATCACGCTGCCGATGGGCCTCACGCGCGGCAAGGAATACGCCGAGCTGGAATGGCCCATCACGATCCTGATCGCCGTCGTATGGATCGCCTACGCTATCGTCTTCTTCGGCACGATCGTCAAGCGCAAGGTCAAGCACATTTACGTGGCCAACTGGTTCTTCGGCGGCTACATCCTGGCCGTCACCTTGCTGCACGTGGTGAACGGCATGAGCATGCCGGCCACGCTGACGAAATCGTATTCGATGTACACCGGCGTGCAGGACGCGATGATCCAGTGGTGGTACGGCCATAACGCCGTGGGCTTCATCCTCACGGCCGGCTACCTGGGCATGGTGTACTACTTCATCCCGAAACAGGCCGAGCGCCCGGTGTACTCGTACCGCCTGTCGATCGTGCACTTCTGGGCGCTGATCTTCACCTATATGTGGGCCGGCCCGCACCACCTGCACTACACGGCGCTGCCCGACTGGACGCAGTCGCTGGGCATGGTGTTCTCGCTGATCCTGCTGGCACCGTCGTGGGGCGGCATGATCAACGGGATCATGACCCTCTCCGGCGCCTGGCACAAGCTGCGTACGGACCCGATCCTGAAGTTCATGATCGTCTCGCTGTCGTTCTACGGCATGGCCACCTTCGAGGGCCCGATGATGTCGATCAAGACCATCAACTCCTTGTCTCACTATACGGACTGGGGCATCGCCCACGTGCATGGCGGCGCCCTGGGCTGGGTGGGCTTCATCACGATGGGCTCGATCTACTACCTGCTGCCGCGCCTCGCCGGCCAGACGAAGATGTACAGCACCCGCCTGGTGGACCTGCACTTCTGGGTCGCCACCATCGGCGTGGTGCTCTACATCGCCGCCATGTGGATCGCCGGCGTGATGCAGGGCCTGATGTGGCGCGCGGTGAACCCGGACGGCACGCTCACCTACACCTTCGTGGAAAGCGTGAAGGCCACCTACCCGTACTACGTGGTGCGCTTCGCCGGCGGCACGCTGTACCTCGGCGGCATGGTGATCATGGCCTACAACACCTGGATGACGCTGCGCGGCCGAGAAGTGCCCGTCGCCACCATCCCGCAACTGAAAGCAGCGTGAGGAAAAAATGAAATTTTCACATGAATGGATCGAGAAAAATCCCTGGCTGCTGATCGCCCTGGTCACGCTCGTGGTATCGGTGGGCGGCGCCGTGGAAATCGTGCCCCTGTTCTTCCAGAAGTCGACGACCGAACCGGTGGCCGGCCTGGAACGCTACTCCCCGCTGCGCCTGGCGGGCCGCGACGTCTATGTACGTGAAGGCTGCTATGCCTGCCACTCGCAGATGGTGCGCCCGTTCCGCGCCGAGACCGAGCGCTATGGCCACTATTCGGTGGCCGGCGAATTCGTGTTCGACCGCCCGTTCCAGTGGGGCTCGAAGCGCACGGGCCCGGACCTGGCCCGCGTGGGCGCCCGCTACAGCGACGAATGGCACCGCACGCACCTGCGCAACCCGCGCGACGTGGTGCCCGAATCGAACATGCCCGGCTACCCGTGGCTGGCGCAGACCAGGCTGGTACCGCAGGACATCGTGCCGAAGCTGCGCGCGCTGCAGCGCCTGGGCGACGGCTACACGGACGAGGAAATCAAGGCCGCCCCGGCCACCCTCGTGGACAAGACCGAGGAGGACGCGCTGATCGCGTACCTGCAGGGCCTGGGCACGCTGATCAAATCAAGGAACTGACGTCATGAATATCGAACATATTTTCGACAGCGCCAGCAGCGTGATGACGGTGGTCTCGTTCATCACCTTCGCCGGCATCTGGGCATGGGCCTGGTCGGCCCGCAAGCAACAGGATTTCGCGCAGGCGGCGCAATTGCCGTTCATGGACGAAACGCGCGAAGAGGAGAAGCAAGATGTCTGATTTCACCAGCGATTTCTGGAACCTCTACATCGTCGTGCTGACGGTGCTGGGCATCGCCGGCTGCGGCGTGCTGCTGTACACGCAATCGGTGCACAGGGTTTCCGCCGCCGAGGTGGCCGCGGGCAAAGTGGTTGAAACTACAGGCCACGTCTGGGACGACGATCTCACCGAGTTGAACACACCGATGCCGCGCTGGTGGATGTGGCTGTTCTACCTCACGATCGTGTTCGGCGCTGCCTACCTGTTCCTCTACCCCGGCCTGGGCAGCTATGCCGGCAAGCTGGGCTGGCAATCAGCCGGGCAGTACAAGGCCGAACTGGCCAAGGCCGACAGCGAGTACGGCCCGCTGTTCGACAAGTACCGCCAGCAGGACCTGAAGGCGGTCGCCGCCGATTCGCAGGCCAGGGCGATGGGCGAGCGCCTGTTCCTCACCTATTGCGCGCAATGCCACGGCTCCGATGCCCGCGGCAACAAGGGCTTTCCGAACCTGACGGACAAGGACTGGCTGCACGGCGGCGCGCCGGACGTGATCAAGCAGACCATCATGAACGGCCGCCACGGCGTGATGCCGGCGATGGGTGCTGCCGTCGGTTCGGACAAGGACATCGAGAACGTGTCCCACTATGTGCTGAGCCTTTCCGGCAGCACGGCCGCCGATCCGATCAAGAGCGTGTTCGGCAAGGGCAAGTTCACCGCCTGCCTGGCCTGCCACGGCGCCGGCGGCACCGGCAACCAGGCGCTTGGCGCACCCAACCTGTCGGACAAGGTCTGGCTGTACGGCGGCAGCGCCGAGACGATCATGGAAACCATCCGCAACGGCCGCGACAACACGATGCCCGCGTTCGGCGACTTCCTTGGCGAAGGCAAGGTGCACGTGCTGGCTGCGTACGTGTGGGGCCTGTCCAACGAAACAAAGCATTGAAGCGATAAAGAGCCGATCATGAACGCCCCCGTGCCGGAGCAAGTCATCCGGATGTATGAAAAGCGCCAGCCGATCCACCCGCGCGAGACGGATGGCCGCTACGCGCGCCTGCGCTGGCTGTGCCTGTGGCTCACGCAGCTCGTCTACTACGGCCTGCCATGGCTCACGTGGAACGACCGCCAGGCCGTACTGTTCGACCTGGGCGCGCGCAAGTTCTACCTGTTCGGCCTGGTGCTGTGGCCGCAGGACTTCATCTACCTTGCCGCGCTGCTGATCATTTGCGCGTGGGGGCTGTTCCTGGTGACGGCGATGGCCGGCCGCGTGTGGTGCGGCTTCGCCTGCCCGCAGACCGTGTACACCTCGATCTTCCTCTGGATCGAGCGAAGGATCGAAGGTTCGCGCTCGGCGCGCATTGCGCTCGACCGGCAACGCCCGTCGGCACGCAAGCTCGGCAAGCGCACCGCCAAGCACCTGGCCTGGGGCGCCGTCGCGCTGTGGACCGGCTTCACCTTCGTCGGCTACTTCACACCCGTGCGCGAGCTGGGCACGGGCATCGCCACGCTGTCGCTGGGGCCCTGGCAAACGTTCTGGGTGCTGTTCTACGGCTTCGCCACCTACGGCAACGCCGGCTGGCTGCGCGAGCAGGTGTGCAAGTACATGTGCCCCTATGCCCGCTTCCAGAGCTCCATGTTCGACCGCGACACGCTGATCATTACCTATGACGCGAAACGGGGCGAGCCGCGCGGCAAGAAGGCAAAGGATGGCGCCTGCATCGATTGCACGATGTGCGTGCAGGTGTGCCCGACGGGCATCGATATCCGCAACGGCCTGCAATACGAATGCATCGGCTGCGCCGCCTGCGTGGATGCCTGCAACGGCGTGATGGACAAGATCGGCCAGCCGCGCGGCCTGATCCGCTACAGCACCGACCGCGCCATGGCCTGCGGGCTGTCGCCGGCGCAGGCGCAGGTGCAAGTGAGGCAGCGGGCCTTGCGGCCGCGCGTGCTGGCCTATTGCGCCGCCCTGGCAATCGTTTGCGTCGCGGTCGGCTTCGCATTGGCCACCCGCACGCCGTTGAAGATGGACGTGATTCGCGACCGCGGTTCGATGGGCCGCGAAGTGGACGGCGGCGCCATCGAGAACGTGTACCGGCTGCAGATCATGAACACTTCCGAGCAGCCGCACCGCTACCGCATCGCTGCCGCCGGCATGCCCGGACTGGCGCTGGCGACGAGCGACATGGTCGACCTGGCCGGCACCGAGACGCGCGCCGTGCCGGTGCGCGTGCAGGCTCCCCATGGCGCCGGCAAGACCGGTTCCAATGACATCACATTTACTCTGACGGCGCTGGACGATCCGGCGCTCGCGGTGGAAGAGCGCGCGGTATTCATCGTGCCGCGTTGAGGAGAAGAACATGCAAACGATGACGTTGAGCGCCACCCCGTGGTACCGCGAACGGTGGCCCTGGCTGCTGATGGCCGGCCCGGCCACGGTGCTGGTCGCCGGCTGCTACACCGGCTGGCTGGCTTTCGCCCAGCAGGATGCGCTGGTCGTCGGCGATTATTACAAGAAGGGCAAGGCGATCAACCAGGACCTGCGGCGCGATCGCGCCGCCGCCGCCCTGGAAGCGCGGGTCACACTGCGCTACGACGCCGCCCACGGTGTGCTGAAGGGCCGCCTGTCGGCGATGGAGCCGGTGCGCGGCGCCTTGCAGGTGCACCTGGCGCATGCCACCCAGCCGGCGAAGGACCTGCGCCTGCTGGTGCGGCCGGATGCCGCCGGCAACTTCGCCGTGCCGTTGCCGGCGCTCGAGCGCAGCCGGTGGACCGTGCTGGTGGAGGATGAGAAGCGGAGCTGGCGGCTGGAGGGGCAGTGGCTGTGGCCCGTGGAAGGCGAGCTGTCGATCGCGTCGAAGTGATCCGGCTGCGCTGGTGCCGCCGCTGGGGTCGGACACCGGTTGCCTCCACCGAAAACCGGAGTCTGACACTATTTTCCTGCGAAAAATAGTGTCAGACACCAAGGCATGCGCGGGCACTCATCAGGCGCAGGTTTCGGTCCCCGCCGTAATCGCCTTCAACCGCGGCAGGTCGAGCACCTCGATTTCCCGGTTCGACACTTTCAGCAAACCCTGCTTCTTGAACTTGTTGAGCAGCCGGCTGATGCTTTCGATCGTCAGCCCCAGGTAGTTGCCGATATCCTCGCGCGACATGCGCAACTGGAACGCGGTACTCGAATAGCCGCGCGCCTCGTAGCGCGAGGCCAGGTTGACGAGGAAGGCGGCGAAGCGCTGCGTGGCCTGCATATTGCCGAGCAAGAGCATCACGCTTTGCTCACGCGTGATTTCCTGGCTCATCATGCGGTGGAAGTGGCGCAGCAGGGTGGGCATGTCGACCAGCAAGTGTTCCAAGCTGACAAATGGAATCTCGCACACCTCGCTGTCTTCCAGCGCCATCGCGCTGCAATAATGCTTGTCGGTGCTGATCGCGTCCATGCCCAGCAGTTCGCCGCCCATCTGGAAGCCCGTTACCTGTTCCTCGCCGTTGGCATTGATCTGGTACGTCTTGAAATGGCCGAGCCGGATCGCGTACAGGCTCGTGAACGGGTCGCCGATGCGGAACAGGTTCTCGCCCTTTTGCACCTTGCGGCGGCGGCCGATGATCTTGTCCAGCTTGTCCATATCGCCCATGTCCAGGCCCATCGGCAGGCACAGCTGGTGCATGCTGCACGTCGAGCAGCGCGCCTTCAGGTTCTCGATGGTCACGCCGGGCAGTGTCAAGGAAGGGAGCTCGTGCATCATCGTCATGGTCCGGTTATGGTTGACCGCCAGTGTACCGGCTATGCGCGGGATCGACAAAAACTTGCATGTAGCGTGCCCTTCCGCACAGTTTGCAATTCATCGGGCGGCGCATAGTATCCCCATAAAAGCAAAGCAGGGGGGAGACGTGCGCCCGCTCGGTATCAAGGCGAAAGTCGCACTGGCCACGACCATCACGTCCATCTTGATGATCGCGCTGGTCACCGTGCTGCAGGCCCAGCGCATGCAGCACGACTTCACGCGCGTGCTGTTCGCCCAGCAGGACGCGCTGATCGCACGCACCGCCCTCGAGCTGGATGAGAAGATGGTGCTGCTGCGCGACATCGTGGCCGAGTCGGCGCGCTGGCAGCCGCGTGACATCTGCAATGATCCGCCGGCCCTGCGCGCGTACTACGATTACCGGGCCGTGCTGCGCCTGTTCGACGATGTCCTGGTCGTCAGCCCGGCCGGCGCGATCGTGGCCGACATTCCCGCGCTGCCTGGCCGCCCCGGCATCAGCGTGGCCGACCGCGCGTATTTCCAGCGCGTGCTGCGGGAGAAGAGCCCGCTGATCGCCGAACCGGTCATCGGCAAG contains:
- the ccoN gene encoding cytochrome-c oxidase, cbb3-type subunit I, producing MEQNYNYKVVKQFAIATVVWGVIGMLVGVIIAAQLAWPALNFDVPWLSYGRLRPLHTNGVIFAFGISGLFATSYYVVQRTCQVRLFSDKLAAFTFWGWQAVIVSAVITLPMGLTRGKEYAELEWPITILIAVVWIAYAIVFFGTIVKRKVKHIYVANWFFGGYILAVTLLHVVNGMSMPATLTKSYSMYTGVQDAMIQWWYGHNAVGFILTAGYLGMVYYFIPKQAERPVYSYRLSIVHFWALIFTYMWAGPHHLHYTALPDWTQSLGMVFSLILLAPSWGGMINGIMTLSGAWHKLRTDPILKFMIVSLSFYGMATFEGPMMSIKTINSLSHYTDWGIAHVHGGALGWVGFITMGSIYYLLPRLAGQTKMYSTRLVDLHFWVATIGVVLYIAAMWIAGVMQGLMWRAVNPDGTLTYTFVESVKATYPYYVVRFAGGTLYLGGMVIMAYNTWMTLRGREVPVATIPQLKAA
- the ccoO gene encoding cytochrome-c oxidase, cbb3-type subunit II; the encoded protein is MKFSHEWIEKNPWLLIALVTLVVSVGGAVEIVPLFFQKSTTEPVAGLERYSPLRLAGRDVYVREGCYACHSQMVRPFRAETERYGHYSVAGEFVFDRPFQWGSKRTGPDLARVGARYSDEWHRTHLRNPRDVVPESNMPGYPWLAQTRLVPQDIVPKLRALQRLGDGYTDEEIKAAPATLVDKTEEDALIAYLQGLGTLIKSRN
- a CDS encoding cbb3-type cytochrome c oxidase subunit 3, translating into MNIEHIFDSASSVMTVVSFITFAGIWAWAWSARKQQDFAQAAQLPFMDETREEEKQDV
- the ccoP gene encoding cytochrome-c oxidase, cbb3-type subunit III, whose amino-acid sequence is MSDFTSDFWNLYIVVLTVLGIAGCGVLLYTQSVHRVSAAEVAAGKVVETTGHVWDDDLTELNTPMPRWWMWLFYLTIVFGAAYLFLYPGLGSYAGKLGWQSAGQYKAELAKADSEYGPLFDKYRQQDLKAVAADSQARAMGERLFLTYCAQCHGSDARGNKGFPNLTDKDWLHGGAPDVIKQTIMNGRHGVMPAMGAAVGSDKDIENVSHYVLSLSGSTAADPIKSVFGKGKFTACLACHGAGGTGNQALGAPNLSDKVWLYGGSAETIMETIRNGRDNTMPAFGDFLGEGKVHVLAAYVWGLSNETKH
- the ccoG gene encoding cytochrome c oxidase accessory protein CcoG, with product MNAPVPEQVIRMYEKRQPIHPRETDGRYARLRWLCLWLTQLVYYGLPWLTWNDRQAVLFDLGARKFYLFGLVLWPQDFIYLAALLIICAWGLFLVTAMAGRVWCGFACPQTVYTSIFLWIERRIEGSRSARIALDRQRPSARKLGKRTAKHLAWGAVALWTGFTFVGYFTPVRELGTGIATLSLGPWQTFWVLFYGFATYGNAGWLREQVCKYMCPYARFQSSMFDRDTLIITYDAKRGEPRGKKAKDGACIDCTMCVQVCPTGIDIRNGLQYECIGCAACVDACNGVMDKIGQPRGLIRYSTDRAMACGLSPAQAQVQVRQRALRPRVLAYCAALAIVCVAVGFALATRTPLKMDVIRDRGSMGREVDGGAIENVYRLQIMNTSEQPHRYRIAAAGMPGLALATSDMVDLAGTETRAVPVRVQAPHGAGKTGSNDITFTLTALDDPALAVEERAVFIVPR
- a CDS encoding FixH family protein; this translates as MQTMTLSATPWYRERWPWLLMAGPATVLVAGCYTGWLAFAQQDALVVGDYYKKGKAINQDLRRDRAAAALEARVTLRYDAAHGVLKGRLSAMEPVRGALQVHLAHATQPAKDLRLLVRPDAAGNFAVPLPALERSRWTVLVEDEKRSWRLEGQWLWPVEGELSIASK
- the fnr gene encoding fumarate/nitrate reduction transcriptional regulator Fnr, with the protein product MMHELPSLTLPGVTIENLKARCSTCSMHQLCLPMGLDMGDMDKLDKIIGRRRKVQKGENLFRIGDPFTSLYAIRLGHFKTYQINANGEEQVTGFQMGGELLGMDAISTDKHYCSAMALEDSEVCEIPFVSLEHLLVDMPTLLRHFHRMMSQEITREQSVMLLLGNMQATQRFAAFLVNLASRYEARGYSSTAFQLRMSREDIGNYLGLTIESISRLLNKFKKQGLLKVSNREIEVLDLPRLKAITAGTETCA